Genomic segment of Populus trichocarpa isolate Nisqually-1 chromosome 12, P.trichocarpa_v4.1, whole genome shotgun sequence:
GTCAGTAAaggcttatgcgcaaagatggagggacGAGGCCACTCATGTGCAACctcctttgatagaaacggagatggtgaccttgtttgccaatacctttAAAGCACCatattatgagcacctaatgggtagctcatctcagcatttctacgatgcggtacgcatagctgaaagaatagagcaagggattaaagctggacgTATATTTGAGCCATTGGAGGCGAAGGGTTTTATGGGAAGAAAAATGGGAGGTCACATTTACGACTTTGAAGGTGGGTCCGAGGGCAATATAGTGGATTCACTCAACCCACAAATACCTACCTCTCATGTTGCCCACATAAACTTTAACGAACCATTTTCCTCTAATCAAGtaaataaccagtcaaacaaccaaaacaactaCCAAAGACCAAATACAAGGTACATCTCAGAACAACTACCgccattacccatgcctttgaaggaaatgtatgccaaactactgagcattggacaaatagctcctatccctacattaccactacaaccaccattccccatctggtataagcccgagttgacttgcgagtaccatgctggtattcccggacattgtcttgaaacgtgctacgctttcaagagcatgttgttgaagctcatcaagataggatgggtgtcgtttgaagacacacccaatatcaattcaaatctattgcctagtcatgacaaaagtaataggggataaagggttggaaaaccttggtcaagaatcgtcaataatgaagaaggcgagatcgaaagagaagacaaggaaacgcaaatggggaaggaagatgaagcattgcctcggttgactttccagaacgggttgacccaagaacttctcgtagttttcaaaatgtaaaacaactttatttgccttagcatgtttttgtcatttgcttttgtcattacttttattttctctattgggCAGTCAGGGCTCATGTTTTCAGtcatattttatgtttgtctttgagcctacctttttcttaataaatgatgagattatgcactttttgaacaagtttgagtggttaaatcataaaatggtttaatatgaaatttaagaaaagctaaCCCTAAAGTACATCCCTACCTCTGATAGCGTGATGAGTGATTAAGTGGTCACTTTATAATCATCTGTAataacaatgtgcattttgaaaaagaacaaaaaaaaaaaaaaaaaaaaaaaaatcatcattatcccttcacacactaaaaaagtttatcattggctgaatgaatttattctctataaaagcccagactaggatcacacccctacactgggggcaaaatgagttgttttttttgaaaagttttacgtgtttaaaattggttggaagcccatagatttgaaaaccaagctaaagcatttgacaaaagcatgacaaagaggcaaatacaagtcatacattttgagaaaaggacTACTTGGAGAAAGTCGAagacttcttctcaaagatatgagaggcagcacgagaaatgaatccagcatacgacttcaaaagcaagctcatatcaagagagagtttcatgaaatagaagaagatgatggggcctatgtttcaaaaccaggtacaaatgcatgcatggcatctaatcataaatcattgcatatatgtttttttggatcattacaggaggagaccttaatgcattccaacaaaattggagatgaagaaagaatcattgagttgattctagaacaacgagaagagaagataataattttcaaaccctgccatcaggaggaACGACATCTAGCaatcggttaaagggaatcaccagatgggattccaggttgaccgatttacaaaatagattttttggtttttgattaaagaagatcgccagaagggatctcattatttcagcttcggaaaaaggaatcgccagatgagattccaagttgtttgagatcgccagaagggatctcgtatttcgatattggttaaaggaggtcgccagaagggacctcatatttcatattgaataaaaggaatcgccagatgagattccaagttgtttgagatcgccagaagggatctcgtatttcgatattggtcaaaggaggtcgccagaagggacctcgtatttcagctttgaataaaaggaatcgccagatgggattccaagttgatgaaggtcgccagatgggacctcatatttcatgttggttaaaaggaatcgccagattgggattccaagttgattaaaggagatcgccagaagggatctcgtgtttcgctatttggaggtcgctagatgggacctcgtattacatgttggttaaaaggaatcgccagatgggattccaagttgtttggataaaggagatcgccagaaggggtcttgtatttcgatgaaggtcgccagaaggaacttcatgttttagctttagtaaaaggaattgcccgatgggattccaagttatttgagatcgccagaaaggatctcgtacttcgacatgcatcaaggaaggtcgctagaagggacctcgtattgaaactatttcttagaaaagcatggattTTACCAAGAATtcttcccctgggtaggtcacccattataatgagaccgcacttcacattatttttcctgggttagtcacccatacaatgagaccattatttttcctgggttagtcacccatacaatgagaccatctttttccggggttcgtcacccatacaatgagaccatctttttcctgggttagtcacccatacaatgagaccatcatttttcctgggttagtcacccatacaatgagaccattatttttcctgggttagtcacccatacaatgagaccatctttttcctgggttagtcacccatacaatgagaccatctttttccggggttcgtcacccatacaatgagaccatctttttcctgggttagtcacccatacaatgagaccatcatttttcctgggttagtcacccatacaatgagacatcatgttttttttttgggttcgtcacccatacaatgagaccattatttttcctgggtaggtcacccataataatgagaccactctttccttttcccattcgggcaggtcacccgtcataatgagaccacacacatgtttttgtatttggttatgGGTAAaagaatcgccagatgggattctaagattttttgttaaaggagatcgttagaagggatcttgtatttcaATATTGGTTAAAAGGGGAATTGCCAGacgggattccaagttgagtaAGCAATAATTATAGGTTTTGGTTTagaagatcgccagaagggatctcaagataataaattttgatcatagtttttgggttaaggaGGATTGATGTAAGGACAAAGTTTCAGAGCAATCGAGCTCCGACTAGATCAGTTTTGGGAGCTCAgttttggtttatctttataaaacttactgcgcaaaacctctgctccgtaagcattataaagagggggcatctgttgtaacccatttttgggtccccataaaatatatataaaaatatatagccaaaggagattagaaaaataacaggaggcagaagcgctcagaaaatggttggaaaattggtcaatgaggttaagaatacaaagatggaatttttgataatatattcttgaaggaggaatgccctgttgacaaggaaaatttgaaatttgaggagaaaagcccaaatttggatgtttatggacttaattggatttttaaatgaatttataggagatttgattgcaagaaaatttgatttttaagtcaatttgggctttaattagaagaaatttaagttgtggggccaaaatatattttttaggaatttattaggtcaaatcaggggcctaattgcataaatattgaagtttaagggccaattggggacttaattaagaaaattcgaaaccagggaccaaattggaagaggcgcgtaaatggaggggctgaaattaattgattcaggggcctaattgaagaaattagaagtttttgatcaattaagggctcaattgcataattcagaggccaaggaccaaagtgaaaaacgcggccaaatatagggacggggttcgaattcggcagggatgcaattgaagacaaaaaaagatgattgagggctgatttgaatTTTGGCGCGCtttggcgccacatttaaatgaaacggcgcgttttctccaaaacgacgccgtttcatacattcaaaaaaaaaaaaaaaaaaaaaaagggaaagagcagaacggtgtcgttttgaacgacactgttcatcttcttccaccgatcacgcagcggggaagaaggaagaaaggttgcttttttttgaatttttgccggccactctcgcctggagcccaccgaccggacacaatggccgaccacccaccgcgcacctgccagaaaaccgagggggaggggggccgagccttggcagtcgcgccccatggccgaccggccggttgctccccatgctccacagTACAAACCCACTCACTTGGCCCTATAAATAACAGCCAACACAGCAGCAATGGGagggggagagaaaaaaaaagagaagagaacagAGGGGAGGAGCaaggaaaaaacgaaaaaacagaggagagagaggggaagagatagaacgaaggagagagaaggaagagaggagAACGAAAAAAACAGCGAAGAGTAACGGGAAGAGAGGAAGGACCAAcccgaaaacaaaagaaaccgagaaaacaaagagaaagggaggaaCGGAGAGAATGAACCAAACCGTCGGAAACAGCCGCAGCGCCGCCGGGAGTCGCTGTCCGTGAACAAGTCGCCGCCACCAGCTTCCGCCACAGCACCGCCAGAAACGCAGGAAGCCACCGCCAccccgcgccaggtaactcttctCCCTCCCCTGTTCTGTTATtcctttatttccttctctgcatgcagaacgaatagcgttctgcatgcaggggtggggggaaattaattccccccgcccgttttgagtttgggccaggcgggtcctggcccagccctgtcttctgggccgggtctggcccagaagagaatatttttattttgggccgagatcggcccaatccattttgggccAAAATCGGCCCAGcaattttgggctgagtccggcccagtcggttgggccggaccagcccagcccatttaatattatatattatattatatatatattatattttgtattatttatatatatatatatatatatgtatatgtatatatatgaaaaaattataaacattatgcaaaaattatagaaaaatatatgtgattttgttgtaattttattactgtattttgattaatattggttggtattttatactgtaaaaatacaaatccggtattaacatacccggttttcatcaaaacatcaaagattttcaaaataaaaaatgtcttttgctttcaaaaattttctaaaatatctttgagaatattgttgatttttctgcatttgctttatcaaagtagattaatatttggttgtatttttataccgcaaggatacaaacccagtattaaaaatacccgatttgcgtcaaaacgtacaaaatacatatttaaaaaatgttttgttttaaaatacggcctagtctctccaatatatatatatataaatattataacatcatattttcacacaacaaagaaaatttcaaaaacaatatatgtattaacatgcatttcggctttaataaccagtttattaaagccatgagaactaggccaatatttcaaaaattctaaaaaaatctttttgtcttcttttagatttgggattacgaatttatacataaaacgtattcctgatattaaaaatatggtttttttacatagatattagaacggttaggttttacccgataagataaggacctccttattgaggaggacttttcttgaaccatagacggaccaacatacatagacattagaacggttaggtttttacccgataagataaggacttccttattgaggaggacttttcttgaaccgtagacggaccaacaactaggaaacacaacgagaccttgaattttatcagacaaataaacaatgcagcttaccttaggtagggcgtatttggggtgctaataccttccctttacgcaaccagtccccgtgcccgatctctgagaccagttagggttcctagtgaccaaaatactaggtggcgactcccacaccatttttcactactaagagacaacgaattccttgtctcctcacattgaccagatatatatcccccatatcacacattcgagggtggacgatcaccgcgacgtcgctcacgtgcgacaacGTGTGTCTGCTCTATTAAACCATACATGTTATCAACAccataattattgataatttgaataaaatttaaagttttttttaaattttattccatCATGCACAATAATTTTACattcaatactatttgagaacatgtaaaatattttccctAACTCATCTAGGATGAtgaatcatttttaattactcagatatcttcatataatttatgttatatccAATAACTACTTACTTTGTACCCCTTAATCGAGGCAACAAATTGTCTAGATTAAAACATATCATTCTCTATATAATATAACTTAATGATTTAAAATCTAAGGatacttatataattgttatatgAGCCTTTTCATAGACATATGCGAATTATCAATAGAGAACCCTCATGTAAATCAATTCAGTATACATTTCATTTGACAATAAACTATATTTAAACTCTAAGTATCCCTCATATCTCAACTtataataataaccactttctttcatgaaataacataatatatattgacttcaataattttgattaatattcaattttaatagaacattaattataaacatttataaataatactCTAATGTAATAGAAatcttcataattttaattataactattttataatgttatctataaaatatttttatcccaaaagactttatatttattgtatactcattaattaaacataaatggatagtaaagataaaaaaatatttttattaataataaatatatatattgacttcaataatatatattgaagtcaatatatatattgacttcaacataatatatattgacttcaataattttgattaatattcaattttaatagaacattaattataaacatttataaataatactCTAATGTAATAGAAatcttcataattttaattataactattttataatgttatctataaaatatttttatcccaaaagactttatatttattgtatactcattaattaaacataaatggatagtaaagataaaaaaatatttttattaataataaatatattttacacaaACAATAGTTTTATATGGAATTAACTAATtcactataatatatatatatatatatatatatatatatatatatatatatatatatatattaacatatacATCCAAATTCACTAGTTGTATAAAACAAATTGTAATTTCTAACTCGGTATGAAGTAAAAACTTTCTCATGCTCCATAAGTAGTGATATTTGTTATAAAGTATTAATTGCATCGAGTGATCAATGATTCCTTTTACATCAATAGGAAACTATAATAACAGATTTATTGTCAGTCTTTTTATGGCACTTATTAGttatcaacagaaaacacttgtttttttatatgaaaaatttagaatttaaatgaaataaaatttattttatttgtttcaaaatcaaataaaactgaatttttatttaattgaagcctatatatttattaatctaaataaattaattgaattctGAATTAACCATTAAAAAGGAGATGGTAAAATGAAATTGAGTAAAAAAGtgctcaattaaattttatataaatacaagttTATTTAAGCTATATagaacttttcttttaatttttatgattacattttatatataaaaaattaaaaaataaatcaaacaacaaaTTTGCAaactacaataaataaattaggtaAATACATaaagcaatataaaaaaaataaattttaaaaaaactaaatcatactTTATTGTTAAAgtgtaaattaaataatatagcATAAAGAGATAATTGTTGCAAAAATTGTAACCTTatccttaaaacaaaatttgcCCTTCAATTGATGTAAGTAATAGATACAAATTAATTCATAGAATTCAATACTATTTATGTTTGTGTTTATACTTTTCAACGTCAacctaaataaattttaaaatacgaTACCTATTTGTTTCAATTAGTGGTTTGAATTTCTATTCTAAGATTAAGATTTGGATGGTTAGTTAGACTTTATCAATCTCAATAGAATGTTTAGTGGGGTTCAGTATGacttgtcatattttttttaaaaaacgatGTTgtcacaaaattaaataaaaaaggaagcaaaATTTTAATCCTTTGCCGGATcaaattcaaaagattttatttatttttcttcaggaaaaaaaaaaagagcaaaaaaaaaacgaagctTAGTTTGTATCGAACTCGTAATTTATCGCGATATATTGTCGGCGTATCGATAATCATATTAAATGTACCCGAAACCAGCAACCACTGTGCCCCACAAAATGGCCGCCCCCAAAGACCGCCACGTTTTACTTCTCGACGGCGGGATCAGGTGCCACGTCATGGAAAATTAATTCCAGTGGACCCATCCGTATCGGCGTTCAGCTGGCGAGCATTTTAGTGGCTGAAATGTAAGTGTAGAGTTAACCAGAGTCAACAGGTTAACCACAGTCAACCATAACCATAGTTAGATAAATAAGGGAAGAAAAGGAAGTCTGAATCTATCTAAAAAACGTGTGGAAAGTGACGAGGCAGGCGCTGTTTACCGGTTCACACCATGAGTCCATAACACAATAGATCTTCCTTTTCTCTGTCTACTCTCCACCACTCCACATTTTGTTTGCTGCTTTTGTCTTTAATTACCactatagttgttttttttttaatattgttattgttgttgtttactacatcattttttctctttaatcgCCGCCgaccaagaagaaaaatagtCGAGATCGTGGagagatttgtttattttttttgattgatCTGAAGGAAATTGagatttatatgtattttttttcagttttggatCTCCAAGGTTTTGATTACAGTTACCGATCCTGCATTGTtggaaaataacaataataaaaaaaaaacagaagaggaACGGCAGGTCATTTTGAATGGGGGATAAATGTGCAGAATAGAGAGAAAGTgtgggggaggaggaggagagaaagATAAGGAGACTATGGGGGTAGTTAAAGGAGTGGAAAAGATTAGGAGTAGTATATCAAGGCCGTCTTCAAAAATGAAGCTGTGGATGATAAGGGCAACGACGTCTGTTTTGTTGTGGACTTGTGTGGTTCAATTGACGACGATCGGTGAGATGTGGGGTCCTAGGGTTTTGAAAGGTTGGCCTTCTTGTTGGCCTCCCCAATCTGTCTCTGCCGCCTTGCAAGAGAATGTTCCTACTGTCCCCGCTCGCGTTTTGCCACCAAAGAGTCAGTCCTTTTTAGTTAtaagtgatttatttatttgtcttttgagaATATGATTTTCTGAATTCTACTGTTTGTTTTGAACTAGGTAAGAGAACAAGGAAGTTAGAGATTCTTCTCATGATTTAGTGgaaagatgcatttttttttcttctttctgtttCGTTTTGTCAAAAGTTGGCTTGCTTGCTTGCATTTGATAAAGAAATGTTTGTGCAAGTTATCCATATTTgtgaaataataaaactatgaaaaactTGTTTGCATCTGATGCCTTCCTTCTAGTCTCAGCGGTTTGGAATAAAATTATGTGTgggatttattttttccatctatatatttgtttttagcatGTGATCATACTCTGCTTAACACCAGTGTCATTTGTAGACTGATATGTTCCATCTGTTGGCATTAGGGGTTTATAAGAACAATGGATACTTGATGGTCTCGTGCAATGGAGGTCTCAATCAAATGAGAGCAGCGGTGGGTGGCTGCAACTTTGCTGAGAATTTGCATATTTGTGGTTCTGATATTACAGTGACGATCTTGTTTCTGCATTTGCCTGTTATTATTTTCATAGCTTTGTTTCTGTGCCTTGCAGATATGTGATATGGTTGCTATCGCGAGATATTTGAATGTTACGCTTATAGTACCAGAGCTGGATAAAACCTCTTTTTGGGCTGATCCCAGGTATGTAACTCATAGTTTGTATTTGAAGTTTCCAAATGTTTTCAGCTATATAGGAATCTATATCATTAAGTACACCTCTATTCTGGGATTGGAAATATACATCTTACCTTTTAATGAATATCTTTGATCCATCAGCGAGTTCCAAGACATATTTGATGAGGAGCATTTTATCACATCATTGAGAGATGAGGTTCGAATATTGAAGGAACTGCCTCCTAGGTTGAAGCAGAGAGTGGAACTGGGGATGACCTATACCATGCCACCAGTTAGTTGGTCTGATATTTCTTACTATCATAACCAGGTTAGctcattgttgttgtttttggttCTGGCATTTTTGCAAAGGTTGCCATGTCTCTTGGAAGTGCATATTGCCATTTCCATCAGCTAGCTCAATTGTAGGCACATGCAAAGGTTTCCTAGTTACCTAGTATTGTTGTTAATTTAAGTGCTGTCTATTTATTTTGCTCAGCGGTATCTTTCTGATGTGTTGTATGCAGATTCTTCCTTTGATAAAAAAGTACAAAGTTGTACATCTAAATAGAACTGATGCTCGGCTTGCCAATAATCGCCAGCCTTTAGAGCTGCAGAAGTTGCGCTGCCGTGTGAATTATAGTTCTCTGAGATTCACCACTCAAATAGAGGAGTTGGGCAAGAGAGTTATAAGGCTTCTGAGGCAAAATGGTCCCTTCTTGGTGCTTCACCTTCGATATGAAATGGACATGCTGGCATTTTCTGGCTGTAGTCAAGGTTGCAACAATGAAGAGGTGGAAGAATTGACAAGAATGAGGTAATCTATGCATAATTCTTTATCAGCTCTTTGGCTTCAAGTAGcctgaaatatttatttgatcctTGGTCCACATATTCTCATTTTCTCATATGAACAGATATGCTTATCCTtggtggaaagaaaaaataataaattcggACTTGAAGAGGAAAGATGGGTTGTGTCCTTTGACTCCTGAGGAAACAGCTCTCACTTTGAGGGCACTGGACATTGATCCGAATATCCAGGTTTATATTGCAGCTGGTGAAATATACGGGGGTGAAAGGAGAATGTCAAGTCTTGCGTCAGCTTATCCAAAACTGGTTGGTAGATGAAAGCTGAAATCAACTGTTTACACCTGAGATAGTTGTTTGTCAACATCTGTTTACAGGTTCCTTTGGTTTTTGAAACAGGTCAGAAAGGAAACACTGTTGGAACCATCAGACCTTAGGTACTTCCAGAATCACTCATCTCAAATGGCAGCATTGGATTATCTTGTTGCGTTGGAAAGTGATATTTTTGTCCCTACCTATGATGGAAACATGGCTAAAGTTGTTGAAGGCCACCGCAGGTATTTTTTTGTCTGACAGTTTCTTCTTTTCGGTTCATGTATTATAACAAAGGTCATTCATGTATAATGCATTGGTTTCTTTGGCCTcagaaaaatgattttggaaTTCAAAAGCCTTCAACAAATATTAACTTTCAAATTTTTCTCTCTATCAGAGGACAAAAATGCATGTATGCCTCTTCATCCAGACAGAGTTAATTCTTCTGGCTGTGAAATTATTACTGAACTTGTAATCCcgagttttatttaaatttatgaacttgttattgttgtttttgggAAGATTTTTATGT
This window contains:
- the LOC7484721 gene encoding rhamnogalacturonan I rhamnosyltransferase 1 — encoded protein: MCRIERKCGGGGGEKDKETMGVVKGVEKIRSSISRPSSKMKLWMIRATTSVLLWTCVVQLTTIGEMWGPRVLKGWPSCWPPQSVSAALQENVPTVPARVLPPKRVYKNNGYLMVSCNGGLNQMRAAICDMVAIARYLNVTLIVPELDKTSFWADPSEFQDIFDEEHFITSLRDEVRILKELPPRLKQRVELGMTYTMPPVSWSDISYYHNQILPLIKKYKVVHLNRTDARLANNRQPLELQKLRCRVNYSSLRFTTQIEELGKRVIRLLRQNGPFLVLHLRYEMDMLAFSGCSQGCNNEEVEELTRMRYAYPWWKEKIINSDLKRKDGLCPLTPEETALTLRALDIDPNIQVYIAAGEIYGGERRMSSLASAYPKLVRKETLLEPSDLRYFQNHSSQMAALDYLVALESDIFVPTYDGNMAKVVEGHRRFLGFKKTILLDRRLLVDLIDRYTNGSLNWDEFSYAVKESHSDRMGGPMKRLVIPDRPKEEDYFYSNPEECLQSSDDPLST